The following proteins are co-located in the Longimicrobium terrae genome:
- a CDS encoding PTS sugar transporter subunit IIC encodes MIPDLLTLALLSLLGGLLALDATSLGQFMLSRPLVAAGLAGIVAGNPAAGIATGLLLEALHLAVLPVGASRYPEAGPAAVAAAGAFAGSTDSTVALMACVVFSMAWGWVGGRTVDVLRRANARFAVPAAGPLDPAVVERLHWRALWIDAARGTLLTLAGLLLLGTLLETLGWIPFRETWTRPALALSAAAALASALRLFGRRRLPLFAAGAAAGALLLWLR; translated from the coding sequence GTGATCCCCGATCTCCTCACCCTGGCGCTGCTGAGCCTGCTGGGCGGCCTGCTGGCGCTGGACGCCACCTCGCTGGGGCAGTTCATGCTGTCGCGGCCATTGGTGGCCGCCGGGCTGGCGGGGATCGTGGCCGGCAACCCCGCCGCGGGGATCGCCACCGGGCTGCTGCTGGAGGCGCTGCACCTGGCCGTGCTCCCCGTGGGCGCGTCGCGCTACCCGGAAGCCGGCCCCGCCGCCGTCGCGGCCGCGGGCGCCTTCGCCGGGTCCACGGACAGCACCGTCGCGCTGATGGCGTGCGTCGTGTTTTCGATGGCGTGGGGATGGGTGGGCGGTCGCACCGTGGACGTGCTGCGCCGCGCCAACGCCCGCTTCGCCGTCCCCGCGGCGGGGCCGCTGGACCCCGCTGTGGTGGAGCGGCTGCACTGGCGGGCGCTGTGGATTGACGCGGCGCGGGGCACGCTGCTGACCTTGGCCGGACTGCTGCTCCTCGGCACGCTGCTGGAAACGCTGGGGTGGATTCCGTTCCGCGAAACGTGGACGCGCCCCGCGCTGGCCCTGTCCGCCGCGGCGGCGCTGGCTTCGGCGCTGCGGCTCTTTGGCCGGCGCCGGCTGCCGCTCTTTGCCGCGGGCGCCGCCGCGGGGGCGCTGCTGCTGTGGCTGAGGTGA
- a CDS encoding PTS sugar transporter subunit IIB translates to MLLRVDERLIHGQVVVGWGGPLHADRIVVADDAIAASPWEQELYCLGVPPEIEADFATVDAARGQLAGWRGGQRRIIVLVRDVQTARRLADGGGLQGEEVNLGGIHDGEGRRRVLPYLHLGPGDDDALRAIAATGAKVSARDLPGSSRVGLDQLLAE, encoded by the coding sequence GTGCTGCTTCGCGTTGACGAGCGCCTGATCCACGGGCAGGTCGTGGTGGGGTGGGGAGGCCCGCTTCACGCCGACCGCATCGTGGTGGCCGACGACGCCATCGCCGCCAGTCCGTGGGAGCAGGAGCTGTACTGCCTGGGCGTGCCGCCGGAGATCGAGGCCGACTTCGCCACCGTGGACGCCGCCCGCGGGCAGCTGGCCGGGTGGCGCGGCGGGCAGCGCCGCATCATCGTCCTGGTGCGCGACGTTCAGACCGCCCGCAGGCTTGCCGACGGCGGCGGGCTGCAGGGCGAGGAAGTGAACCTGGGCGGCATTCACGACGGCGAGGGGCGGCGGCGCGTGCTTCCGTACCTGCACCTGGGCCCGGGCGACGACGACGCCCTGCGCGCCATCGCCGCCACGGGCGCAAAGGTGTCCGCGCGCGACCTGCCCGGAAGCAGCCGCGTGGGGCTGGACCAGCTGCTGGCCGAATAG
- a CDS encoding PTS sugar transporter subunit IIA has protein sequence MSEPVRGLVVSHASLAQGLVQSVRQIAGADEDALTAVSNEGCGPESLQRNVLAALGDGPGIIFTDLPSGSCAFAARRLSVDRAATAVVCGVNLPMLLDFVFHRDLPLPELVDRLVAKGQAAITGQCRESAVHADRAASR, from the coding sequence ATGAGTGAGCCCGTGCGGGGGCTGGTCGTGAGCCACGCATCGCTGGCGCAGGGGCTGGTGCAGTCCGTCCGGCAGATCGCCGGCGCCGACGAGGATGCGCTGACCGCGGTCAGCAACGAGGGGTGCGGCCCGGAGTCGCTGCAGCGCAACGTGCTGGCGGCGCTGGGCGACGGGCCGGGGATCATCTTTACGGACCTGCCCAGCGGCTCGTGCGCCTTTGCCGCGCGCCGCCTGTCGGTGGACCGGGCCGCCACGGCCGTGGTCTGCGGCGTGAACCTGCCCATGCTGCTGGACTTTGTCTTTCACCGCGACCTGCCCCTTCCGGAACTGGTGGACCGTCTGGTCGCCAAGGGGCAGGCCGCGATCACCGGCCAGTGCCGGGAAAGTGCGGTGCATGCCGATCGTGCTGCTTCGCGTTGA
- the hprK gene encoding HPr(Ser) kinase/phosphatase, with translation MTVDDLLSSKRDSLALELLTDERGLSRAIQTPDVSSPGLVLTGYTERFPHERMQVLGETEVAFLESLDDDRRRAALVTFLAFNIPVVFITKGQEPPEPLLELANASGTPVIRTALKTADFYTRIKPFLEERFAPRTTLHGSLADVYGVGLLFVGKSGIGKSETVLDLVERGHRLVADDLVMITRRGNEILIGKGHDLQRHHMEIRGVGIIDIRTMFGIRAIRQQKRIEVVVQLEIWDEHAVYDRTGLDTRTMDILGVPVPKVTVPLVPGKNITVVCEVVAMNHLLKYSGIDTARLFNQRLQARMGGTSDYLEEDYE, from the coding sequence TTGACGGTCGACGACCTGCTGAGCTCCAAACGGGATTCGCTCGCGCTGGAGCTGCTTACGGACGAGCGCGGCCTGTCGCGCGCCATTCAGACGCCCGACGTGAGCTCGCCCGGGCTGGTGCTCACCGGATACACCGAGCGCTTTCCCCACGAGCGCATGCAGGTGCTGGGGGAAACCGAAGTCGCCTTCCTGGAGTCGCTGGACGACGACCGGCGGCGCGCGGCGCTGGTCACCTTTCTGGCGTTCAACATCCCCGTGGTGTTCATCACCAAGGGGCAGGAACCGCCCGAGCCGCTGCTGGAGCTGGCCAATGCCAGCGGCACGCCCGTGATCCGCACCGCGCTCAAGACGGCCGACTTCTACACGCGCATCAAGCCGTTTCTGGAAGAACGCTTCGCGCCGCGCACCACGCTGCACGGCTCGCTGGCCGACGTGTACGGCGTGGGCCTCCTCTTCGTGGGCAAGAGCGGGATCGGCAAGAGCGAGACGGTGCTGGACCTCGTGGAACGCGGCCACCGCCTGGTGGCCGACGACCTGGTGATGATCACGCGGCGCGGCAACGAGATCCTGATCGGCAAGGGTCACGACCTGCAGCGCCACCACATGGAAATCCGCGGCGTCGGCATCATCGACATCCGCACCATGTTCGGAATTCGCGCCATCCGCCAGCAGAAGCGCATCGAGGTCGTGGTGCAACTGGAGATCTGGGACGAGCACGCGGTGTATGACCGCACGGGGCTGGACACCCGGACGATGGACATCCTGGGCGTTCCCGTCCCCAAAGTGACCGTGCCGCTGGTGCCGGGAAAGAACATTACCGTGGTCTGCGAGGTGGTGGCCATGAACCACCTGCTGAAATATTCGGGGATCGATACGGCCCGGCTCTTCAACCAGCGGCTTCAGGCCCGCATGGGGGGGACGTCGGACTACCTGGAGGAAGATTATGAGTGA
- a CDS encoding 6-bladed beta-propeller, whose translation MLRLSCCWPLLLLLAAACGTAESVHDPSRFPEAGSRRGRAIALREVATSPSDAAFTAIDALDVDSRGAIYVPDMYQTRITVLDATGKVLRAFGRRGSGPGEFRSIRGVQVLAGDSLLAYDPTLGRITVFAPGSDQAAYSVSLAGKLPGPMPFEVRRTADNSALVALFRPQFQFVAGADFSARKDLVRLLALDGAPQRDLLEFPSRSFLVAENSVMPHPFGHEGFALLDSGNHLHFIWSDSLGVARYDLEGRRIGGFSLPYTAPPLTPDDHRDALAAIPEQVRARFTPVLRDSLPSRWPAVRGAVMDDRDRIWVALGASARQPSEWAAFSVDGAYLGSMLVPAGSEVRRIRADGRVYASRNDEDDVPHVVIYQMARPLR comes from the coding sequence ATGCTGCGCCTTTCCTGCTGCTGGCCGCTGCTTCTGCTGCTTGCAGCGGCCTGCGGAACAGCTGAATCCGTACACGATCCGTCCCGGTTTCCCGAAGCGGGCAGTCGCCGCGGCCGGGCGATCGCGCTGCGGGAGGTCGCCACATCGCCGTCCGACGCGGCCTTCACCGCCATCGACGCGCTCGACGTGGATTCGCGCGGTGCGATCTACGTTCCCGACATGTACCAGACCCGGATTACGGTTCTGGATGCAACGGGCAAGGTGCTACGCGCGTTCGGGCGCCGTGGAAGCGGGCCCGGCGAATTCCGCAGCATCCGGGGCGTTCAGGTGCTCGCCGGGGACAGTCTCCTCGCCTACGATCCCACGCTCGGCCGCATTACCGTGTTCGCGCCCGGATCGGATCAGGCGGCGTACAGCGTCAGCCTGGCGGGAAAGCTGCCCGGCCCGATGCCGTTCGAGGTGCGCCGCACCGCGGACAACTCCGCGCTCGTCGCGCTTTTCCGGCCGCAGTTCCAGTTCGTGGCCGGAGCGGACTTCAGCGCGCGCAAGGACCTCGTGCGGCTGCTGGCGCTGGACGGCGCGCCGCAACGGGACCTGCTGGAATTTCCCTCCCGATCGTTTCTGGTGGCGGAGAACTCAGTGATGCCGCACCCTTTCGGGCACGAGGGTTTTGCGCTGCTGGATTCAGGCAATCATCTGCACTTCATCTGGTCTGACTCGCTGGGCGTGGCCCGGTACGACCTGGAAGGACGACGGATCGGCGGGTTCAGCCTGCCGTACACTGCCCCGCCGCTCACGCCCGACGACCATCGCGATGCCCTGGCCGCGATCCCCGAGCAGGTGAGAGCGCGGTTCACCCCGGTGCTGCGCGACTCGCTCCCCAGCCGCTGGCCCGCCGTCCGCGGCGCGGTCATGGACGACCGGGACCGGATCTGGGTGGCTCTGGGTGCCAGTGCGCGGCAGCCTTCCGAATGGGCCGCCTTTTCGGTGGATGGCGCGTACCTGGGCTCCATGCTGGTTCCCGCTGGCAGTGAAGTCAGGCGCATTCGCGCGGATGGTCGCGTGTACGCCTCGCGGAACGATGAGGACGACGTACCCCACGTCGTCATCTACCAGATGGCCCGGCCCCTTCGCTGA
- a CDS encoding endonuclease III domain-containing protein gives MNTPAELREKALVVHDRLCATYGCPIPYFHHFDPLSELISSLLSHRTKNSDSGRAFKQLRARFPEWAQVRDAPTAEVEGAISPATWPEQKAPRIQEVLREITSRRAGDLSLDFLGTLAVKEAREWLESITGIGPKTSAAVLLFSNLRMPALPVDSHHHRVAQRLALIGANVAVGPAHRLLESQLPPDWNAQQVYDNHEALMLHGQRCCFFRNPACHRCPVLDLCPFGQARMGTSIDGSLTLELPIGGVGG, from the coding sequence ATGAATACGCCTGCCGAACTCCGCGAAAAGGCCTTGGTCGTCCACGACCGCCTGTGTGCCACGTACGGGTGCCCGATCCCGTACTTCCACCATTTCGATCCGCTGAGCGAACTGATTTCATCGCTGCTCAGCCATCGAACCAAGAACAGCGACTCGGGGCGTGCGTTCAAGCAGCTTCGCGCGCGCTTTCCGGAGTGGGCGCAGGTGCGTGATGCGCCCACCGCGGAGGTGGAGGGGGCGATCTCGCCCGCGACGTGGCCGGAACAGAAAGCCCCGCGCATTCAGGAGGTGCTGAGGGAGATCACCTCCCGCCGCGCCGGCGACCTGTCGCTCGACTTTCTGGGGACGCTGGCGGTGAAGGAAGCGCGTGAGTGGCTGGAATCGATTACCGGCATCGGGCCCAAGACGAGCGCGGCGGTGCTCCTGTTCAGCAACCTGCGCATGCCCGCGCTGCCGGTGGACAGCCATCATCACCGCGTGGCGCAGCGGCTTGCGCTGATCGGCGCCAACGTGGCGGTGGGGCCCGCGCACCGGCTGCTGGAGTCGCAGCTTCCGCCGGATTGGAACGCGCAGCAGGTGTACGACAACCACGAGGCGCTGATGCTGCACGGCCAGCGCTGCTGCTTTTTCCGCAACCCGGCGTGCCACCGCTGTCCGGTACTGGACCTGTGCCCCTTCGGCCAGGCCCGGATGGGTACCAGCATCGATGGGTCACTCACGCTCGAACTGCCGATCGGCGGCGTCGGAGGGTAG
- a CDS encoding GNAT family N-acetyltransferase, with the protein MSGEPSTHSLPVDAVLSDDTVELRLIRILAPGDVSARPPEARFLSPALEYRFAIHRRADGLRVGRIHLRATSDPAILRAVGHAGYEVDEEHRRNGYAVRAVRLIAGLARTSGIAPLWTLIEPDNIASRRVVESAGFALVDEVDTRPEAMALGLGPRVCRYALASP; encoded by the coding sequence ATGTCCGGCGAACCCTCCACGCACTCGCTTCCGGTGGATGCGGTGCTGTCGGACGATACCGTCGAACTGCGCCTGATCCGCATCCTCGCGCCGGGCGATGTATCCGCGCGGCCGCCCGAGGCGCGCTTCCTCTCCCCCGCGCTCGAGTACCGTTTCGCCATCCACCGCCGCGCGGACGGGCTGCGCGTGGGCCGCATCCACCTGCGCGCGACGAGTGATCCCGCCATCCTCCGCGCCGTGGGCCACGCGGGCTACGAGGTGGATGAGGAGCACCGCCGCAATGGCTACGCGGTCCGTGCGGTGCGGTTGATCGCCGGCTTGGCGCGAACGAGCGGGATCGCGCCGCTCTGGACCCTGATTGAGCCGGACAACATTGCGTCGCGCAGGGTGGTGGAGAGCGCCGGGTTCGCGCTCGTGGATGAGGTGGATACGCGGCCGGAGGCGATGGCGCTCGGCCTGGGCCCGCGCGTGTGCCGGTACGCGCTCGCCAGCCCCTGA
- a CDS encoding glycosyltransferase yields the protein MKILVLNWQDLANPQSGGAETHLHEIFGRLARRGHTVHALVSGWPGAAPAAETDGMRIHRTGGRNTFSLAAPAFYRRHLANDAWDVVVEDLNKVPLFTPLWVRRPLVLLVHHLFGATAFREASAPFAAATWLLERPIPAVYRGLPTQAVSESTADDLVARGLRRDDISVIHNGVDLGFFTPDPAIARTPRPSFVYVGRLKKYKRVDLVIDGLHRVRQRGVDATLRIAGRGSEEAELRAQVERLGLGDAVRFEGFVSEEQKRDLLRTSWAAVLASPKEGWGITNIEAGACGTPAVAADSPGLRESVIHDRTGLLVPYGDADKLADALASLARDPARVESLGSGAHAFAQTLSWDRAAERTEAHLQAAASAKQ from the coding sequence GTGAAGATCCTGGTCCTGAACTGGCAGGACCTCGCCAACCCGCAGTCCGGCGGCGCGGAAACCCACCTGCACGAAATCTTTGGCCGGCTGGCGCGGCGCGGGCACACGGTGCACGCGCTCGTTTCCGGCTGGCCCGGCGCCGCGCCCGCCGCCGAGACGGACGGAATGCGCATCCACCGCACCGGCGGGCGCAACACCTTTTCGCTCGCCGCGCCCGCGTTCTACCGCCGGCATCTGGCGAATGACGCGTGGGACGTGGTGGTGGAGGACCTGAACAAGGTCCCGCTCTTCACCCCGCTCTGGGTGCGCCGCCCGCTCGTCCTCCTCGTCCACCACCTGTTCGGCGCGACGGCGTTCCGCGAGGCCTCCGCGCCGTTCGCCGCGGCCACCTGGCTGCTGGAACGCCCCATCCCCGCCGTGTACCGCGGCCTTCCCACGCAGGCCGTCTCCGAAAGCACCGCCGACGATCTGGTCGCGCGCGGGCTGCGGCGCGACGACATCTCCGTCATTCACAACGGCGTCGATCTCGGCTTCTTCACCCCGGATCCCGCCATCGCGCGCACTCCGCGGCCGTCGTTCGTCTACGTGGGCCGGCTCAAGAAGTACAAGCGGGTGGATCTGGTGATCGATGGGCTGCACCGCGTCCGCCAGCGCGGGGTGGATGCCACGCTGCGCATCGCCGGGCGGGGGAGTGAGGAGGCCGAACTCCGCGCGCAGGTGGAGCGGCTGGGCCTGGGCGATGCGGTGCGCTTCGAGGGATTCGTGAGCGAGGAGCAGAAGCGCGATCTGCTGCGGACGAGCTGGGCCGCGGTTCTCGCCTCGCCCAAGGAAGGGTGGGGGATCACCAACATCGAGGCCGGCGCGTGCGGAACGCCCGCCGTGGCCGCGGACTCCCCCGGCCTGCGCGAATCGGTGATCCACGACCGCACCGGCCTGCTCGTCCCCTACGGCGACGCGGACAAGCTGGCTGACGCGCTCGCGTCGCTGGCCCGCGACCCCGCACGCGTAGAGTCGCTCGGATCGGGCGCGCACGCGTTCGCCCAGACGCTCTCATGGGACCGAGCCGCCGAGCGCACTGAAGCGCACCTGCAGGCGGCCGCATCCGCGAAGCAGTAA
- the nusB gene encoding transcription antitermination factor NusB, translated as MKHRSRARGWALQALYAWEQKGGDPAEAIATLSDLVTNLRVSPENRPFAEVLVRLVATNLPRIDRAIEESLTNWRMSRLSVIDRAILRLGTAEMMFVDEVAPRMAIREAVNLAEKYGTNESPRFVNGVLDAVMRRLNPAEPGQA; from the coding sequence GTGAAGCATCGCAGCCGCGCGCGCGGTTGGGCGCTGCAGGCGCTGTACGCGTGGGAGCAGAAGGGCGGCGACCCGGCCGAGGCCATCGCCACCCTCTCCGACCTGGTGACCAACCTGCGCGTCTCGCCGGAGAACCGCCCGTTCGCCGAGGTGCTCGTGCGCCTGGTGGCGACCAACCTTCCGCGCATCGACCGCGCGATCGAGGAGTCGCTCACCAACTGGCGCATGAGCCGGCTGTCCGTCATCGACCGCGCCATTCTGCGGCTGGGGACGGCGGAAATGATGTTCGTGGATGAGGTGGCGCCCCGCATGGCCATCCGGGAAGCGGTGAACCTGGCGGAAAAGTATGGGACCAACGAGAGCCCGCGCTTTGTGAACGGCGTGCTGGACGCCGTCATGCGCCGCCTGAACCCCGCCGAGCCCGGCCAGGCGTGA
- the ribH gene encoding 6,7-dimethyl-8-ribityllumazine synthase, translating to MIEIHGQIRGEGKRFGIVISRFNDMITRQLLAGARDCLLQHGVQDDDIEAVWVPGAWELAGPLRMLAESGRFDAVISLGCVIRGATPHFDYVAGAAANGAASVGASVSVPIVFGVLTTETIEQAIERAGTKAGNKGWDAAMVAMEMSDLYTRLGTKEAR from the coding sequence TTGATCGAAATCCACGGCCAGATCCGCGGCGAAGGCAAGCGCTTCGGCATCGTCATCAGCCGCTTCAACGACATGATCACCCGCCAACTGCTGGCCGGCGCGCGCGACTGCCTGCTGCAGCACGGCGTTCAGGACGACGACATCGAGGCCGTCTGGGTGCCCGGCGCCTGGGAACTCGCCGGACCCCTTCGCATGCTGGCGGAAAGCGGACGCTTTGACGCCGTCATCTCGCTGGGCTGCGTGATCCGCGGCGCGACGCCGCACTTCGACTACGTCGCGGGCGCGGCGGCAAACGGCGCGGCTTCGGTGGGCGCCTCGGTCAGCGTCCCCATCGTCTTCGGCGTGCTGACGACGGAGACGATCGAGCAGGCCATTGAACGCGCGGGCACCAAGGCCGGCAACAAGGGCTGGGACGCGGCGATGGTCGCCATGGAAATGAGCGACCTGTACACCCGACTGGGCACCAAGGAGGCGCGGTGA
- a CDS encoding bifunctional 3,4-dihydroxy-2-butanone-4-phosphate synthase/GTP cyclohydrolase II yields MPFDTIDAALQDIRDGKMVIVADDENRENEGDLVCAAGAITPEIINFMATYGRGLICLALTAERADELELKQMSDVNTEALGTAFTVSIDAAQKFGVTTGISASDRAKTILVAMDPATKPSDLRRPGHIFPLRARAGGVLRRVGQTEASVDLARLAGLQPAGVICEILNDDGTMARRPQLEEFAARHGLKFITVAQIVAYRLKRERLVRREAEATIPTPTGDWRIIAYRNDVDQYEHVAMVKGEVEGMENVLVRMHSECLTGDVFHSLRCDCGEQLDCAMRQIDKEGSGAIVYLRQEGRGIGLVQKLRAYNLQDQGMDTVEANEALGFRADLREYGIGAQILLDLGLSTVRILTNNPKKIVGMDGYGLSVVEQLPLTVEPNEHNSGYLRTKRDRMGHMLALEGDAA; encoded by the coding sequence ATGCCGTTCGATACGATAGACGCCGCGCTGCAGGACATCCGCGACGGCAAGATGGTGATTGTGGCCGATGACGAAAACCGTGAAAACGAGGGCGACCTCGTGTGCGCGGCCGGCGCGATCACGCCGGAAATCATCAACTTCATGGCCACGTACGGCCGCGGCCTCATCTGCCTGGCGCTTACGGCGGAACGCGCGGACGAACTGGAACTGAAGCAGATGAGCGACGTGAACACCGAGGCGCTGGGAACAGCGTTCACGGTGTCCATCGATGCCGCGCAGAAGTTCGGCGTGACCACGGGGATCAGCGCCTCGGACCGGGCCAAGACCATCCTCGTGGCGATGGATCCGGCCACGAAGCCGTCGGATCTGCGCCGCCCCGGGCACATCTTTCCCCTCCGCGCGCGCGCAGGCGGCGTGCTGCGGCGGGTGGGGCAGACGGAGGCGTCGGTGGATCTGGCGCGCCTGGCCGGGCTGCAGCCCGCGGGCGTCATCTGCGAGATCCTGAACGACGACGGAACGATGGCGCGCCGTCCGCAGCTGGAGGAGTTCGCCGCCAGGCACGGGCTGAAGTTCATCACCGTCGCGCAGATCGTGGCCTACCGCCTGAAGCGCGAGCGGCTGGTGCGGCGCGAGGCCGAGGCCACCATCCCCACGCCCACGGGCGACTGGCGCATCATCGCCTACCGCAACGACGTGGACCAGTACGAGCACGTCGCCATGGTCAAGGGCGAGGTGGAGGGGATGGAGAACGTGCTGGTGCGCATGCACTCCGAGTGTCTCACCGGCGACGTCTTTCACTCGCTGCGCTGCGACTGCGGCGAGCAGCTGGACTGCGCCATGCGGCAGATCGACAAGGAGGGCAGCGGCGCCATCGTCTACCTGCGGCAGGAGGGGCGCGGCATCGGGCTGGTGCAGAAGCTTCGCGCGTACAACCTGCAGGACCAGGGGATGGACACGGTGGAGGCCAACGAGGCGCTCGGCTTCCGCGCGGACCTGCGCGAGTACGGCATCGGGGCGCAGATCCTGCTCGACCTCGGCTTGTCGACGGTGCGCATCCTGACCAACAACCCCAAGAAGATCGTGGGGATGGACGGATACGGACTGTCGGTGGTGGAGCAGCTTCCGCTGACGGTGGAGCCCAACGAGCACAACAGCGGCTACCTGCGCACCAAGCGCGACCGGATGGGGCACATGCTGGCGCTCGAGGGCGACGCGGCGTAA
- a CDS encoding riboflavin synthase encodes MFTGIVEEVGTIAAVEPAGNGVIFTVHASRVLDGMGLGDSASIEGACLTVTSILEGGFTVQAIGTTLERTTFGGFRVGQRVNLERALAFGARLGGHLVAGHVDGVGQVTRIEPREELTLIDFTLPQEVTGVTVLHGSITLNGISLTVNDLPAPGVCQVSIIPFTWEHTSIGDLREGTAVNVEGDMIGKFVRNLLGAPGRGTVPGEMQADAAAIREAWGYA; translated from the coding sequence GTGTTCACCGGGATCGTAGAAGAAGTCGGCACCATCGCCGCCGTGGAGCCCGCCGGAAACGGCGTCATCTTTACCGTGCACGCCAGCCGGGTGCTGGACGGCATGGGGCTGGGCGACAGCGCCAGCATCGAGGGCGCCTGCCTCACGGTCACCTCCATCCTGGAGGGCGGCTTTACCGTGCAGGCCATCGGCACCACGCTGGAGCGCACCACCTTTGGCGGGTTCCGCGTGGGGCAGCGGGTGAACCTGGAGCGCGCGCTGGCGTTCGGCGCGCGGCTGGGCGGCCATCTGGTCGCCGGGCACGTGGACGGCGTGGGGCAGGTGACGCGCATCGAGCCGCGCGAGGAACTTACGCTCATCGACTTCACGTTGCCGCAGGAAGTCACGGGCGTCACCGTGCTGCACGGCTCCATCACGCTCAACGGCATCAGCCTGACCGTGAATGATCTGCCGGCGCCGGGCGTCTGCCAGGTCAGCATCATCCCGTTCACCTGGGAGCACACCTCCATCGGCGACCTGCGCGAGGGCACCGCGGTCAACGTGGAAGGCGACATGATCGGCAAGTTCGTCCGCAACCTGCTGGGCGCACCGGGGCGGGGCACCGTACCGGGCGAGATGCAGGCGGACGCCGCCGCCATCCGCGAAGCGTGGGGCTACGCGTGA
- the ribD gene encoding bifunctional diaminohydroxyphosphoribosylaminopyrimidine deaminase/5-amino-6-(5-phosphoribosylamino)uracil reductase RibD, which yields MSGISETDREWMRRAVALAERGWGRTAPNPMVGCVIVRGGSVVGEGWHTEYGCPHAEPEALRAAGEAAQGATAYVSLEPCSHWGKTPPCTDALIAAGVSRVVFGGFDPNPRASGGGSVLREAGIDAVGGVEERAVRDQNAVFFHTHSLAGTERPFIALKLAMSLDARIADRDGRSVWITGEESRAEVHRLRAGYDAVAAGIGTALADDPQLTVRGAVVPRVAPARIVFDRSLRLPLSSALVRTAAEVPVWAVCAPDADAGRRDALEAAGVRVVAADGLAAQLRALRGAGAGSMFVEGGAAFASALLAADVVDRMYLFYAPVLIGPDGGAPFGTIPNPALADAPRWRRLATDTFGADTRITLARR from the coding sequence GTGAGCGGGATTTCGGAGACGGACCGCGAGTGGATGCGGCGGGCGGTGGCCCTGGCGGAGCGGGGATGGGGGCGCACGGCGCCGAACCCCATGGTCGGCTGTGTGATCGTGCGCGGCGGCTCCGTCGTGGGCGAGGGCTGGCACACGGAGTACGGCTGCCCGCACGCGGAGCCGGAAGCCCTGCGCGCCGCGGGCGAGGCCGCGCAGGGCGCCACGGCGTACGTGTCGCTGGAACCGTGCAGCCACTGGGGCAAGACGCCGCCCTGCACGGACGCGCTGATCGCTGCGGGGGTCAGCCGCGTCGTCTTTGGCGGGTTCGATCCCAACCCGCGCGCGTCGGGCGGCGGATCGGTGCTGCGCGAGGCGGGGATCGATGCCGTGGGCGGCGTGGAGGAAAGGGCGGTGCGTGACCAGAACGCCGTCTTCTTTCACACGCACTCGCTCGCCGGGACGGAGCGGCCGTTCATCGCCCTCAAGCTGGCGATGTCGCTGGATGCGCGGATCGCGGACCGGGACGGCCGTTCGGTGTGGATCACCGGCGAGGAGTCGCGCGCGGAGGTGCATCGGCTGCGCGCGGGCTACGACGCCGTGGCGGCCGGGATCGGCACCGCGCTGGCGGATGATCCGCAGCTGACGGTGCGCGGCGCGGTGGTGCCGCGCGTGGCGCCCGCGCGCATCGTGTTCGATCGATCGCTGCGCCTGCCGCTGTCGTCCGCGCTCGTGCGCACCGCGGCGGAGGTGCCGGTCTGGGCCGTGTGTGCCCCGGACGCGGACGCGGGCCGCCGCGACGCGCTGGAAGCCGCGGGCGTGCGCGTCGTGGCGGCGGACGGGCTGGCGGCGCAGCTGCGGGCCCTGCGCGGGGCGGGGGCAGGATCGATGTTCGTGGAGGGAGGGGCGGCGTTCGCCTCCGCCCTGCTCGCGGCGGACGTGGTGGACCGGATGTACCTGTTCTACGCGCCGGTCCTCATCGGTCCTGATGGAGGGGCTCCGTTCGGCACGATCCCCAATCCCGCGCTCGCCGACGCCCCGCGCTGGCGCCGCCTCGCGACCGACACCTTCGGCGCGGACACGCGGATCACCCTCGCGCGGCGGTAG